From Virgibacillus natechei, the proteins below share one genomic window:
- a CDS encoding polysaccharide deacetylase family protein, with translation MLCKIKPYKIFFIAALVLFVSACAQDDQSTPDEDATPDQPKTAPLQDQQEEQNEQENIDFVQNQPPLEGGTEEEVREPHPVSNEKLQRLYPDILVLRGTLEEDRVALTFDDGPDPRFTPEVLDVLEEYDVPATFFLVGSRVEEHPDLVNRIHEEGHAIGNHTYSHPNLPEEEEGIGRLQWEVRETEDAIADVIGFQPRHFRSPYGMLNEELVEALGEMNHTVVGWNVDSLDWKQISTEVIIDNVLSNTGPGSIILMHDAGDSGFEDEDLSSTARALDEIISKLQADGIEFVTVPELIGVPEAK, from the coding sequence ATGCTTTGTAAAATAAAACCATATAAAATATTCTTCATCGCTGCGCTAGTTCTTTTCGTGAGTGCTTGTGCACAAGACGATCAATCGACACCTGATGAAGATGCAACTCCTGATCAGCCGAAAACAGCGCCATTGCAGGATCAACAAGAAGAGCAAAATGAACAAGAAAACATTGATTTCGTACAGAATCAACCCCCGCTTGAAGGTGGAACTGAGGAAGAGGTACGGGAACCTCATCCTGTTTCTAATGAGAAACTACAAAGGCTGTACCCTGATATATTAGTATTACGTGGTACTCTTGAAGAAGATCGGGTCGCCCTAACATTTGATGATGGACCAGATCCACGATTTACGCCTGAAGTACTAGATGTTTTGGAAGAGTATGACGTTCCGGCTACCTTTTTCCTCGTAGGCTCAAGAGTAGAAGAGCATCCCGATCTTGTAAACCGGATTCATGAAGAAGGCCATGCAATAGGAAATCATACGTATTCGCACCCTAACTTGCCAGAAGAGGAAGAAGGGATAGGACGATTACAGTGGGAAGTAAGAGAGACAGAAGATGCGATTGCAGATGTTATCGGATTTCAACCCAGGCATTTCCGATCTCCCTATGGCATGTTGAATGAAGAGTTGGTAGAAGCATTAGGCGAAATGAATCACACAGTAGTTGGTTGGAATGTAGATTCCTTAGACTGGAAACAAATTAGTACAGAAGTAATCATCGATAATGTATTAAGCAACACAGGGCCAGGATCCATTATTCTCATGCATGACGCGGGGGATTCTGGTTTTGAGGATGAGGACCTATCATCCACGGCTCGCGCGTTAGATGAAATCATATCCAAATTACAGGCGGATGGTATTGAATTTGTTACGGTACCAGAATTAATTGGAGTTCCTGAGGCGAAGTAA
- a CDS encoding ArsR/SmtB family transcription factor, translated as MSREKVLTKSNDTCDTFCFDVEKVNHIQPKMEQVHGVEMIFKALADATRLKIAYALTLERELCVCDVANIIDSTTATASHHLRLLRNMGLAKFRKEGKLVFYSLEDDHVRQLVSIAIIHAQEGEKHDG; from the coding sequence ATGAGCAGAGAAAAAGTATTAACTAAATCCAACGATACATGCGACACCTTTTGTTTTGATGTGGAAAAAGTAAATCACATTCAACCAAAGATGGAACAAGTTCATGGAGTAGAAATGATTTTCAAGGCATTAGCAGACGCAACCCGCTTAAAAATTGCCTACGCTCTTACGTTAGAAAGGGAATTATGTGTGTGCGATGTTGCCAATATTATTGATTCTACTACTGCAACAGCTTCTCATCATTTACGGTTACTACGTAATATGGGATTAGCCAAATTTCGAAAAGAAGGAAAGTTAGTTTTCTATTCGCTTGAGGATGACCATGTTCGACAACTTGTATCGATAGCAATTATACATGCCCAAGAAGGTGAAAAGCATGATGGATAA
- a CDS encoding beta-class carbonic anhydrase encodes MPLEEMIEYNREFVAGKKYEMYETDTYPNKRMVVFTCMESRLVELLPRALNIQNGDVKMLKNAGAIIRKPFDSIMKSILVAVFKLKAEEIIVIGHHDCGMSQVDTEALTKGMTDRGITEETIHTLSHGGIDLHEEFHGFDTVEESIAQSVAIIRNHPLLPKEVNVHGLVIDPGTGKVDVVTKDENNAAVK; translated from the coding sequence ATGCCCCTTGAAGAAATGATCGAATACAACAGAGAATTTGTAGCAGGAAAAAAATATGAGATGTATGAAACAGATACCTATCCAAATAAGCGAATGGTTGTATTTACCTGTATGGAATCACGTCTAGTCGAATTACTCCCAAGAGCTTTAAACATTCAAAACGGCGATGTGAAAATGTTAAAAAATGCGGGTGCGATAATCCGTAAACCATTTGATAGCATTATGAAAAGTATTCTGGTTGCAGTATTTAAATTAAAAGCAGAAGAGATTATCGTCATTGGCCATCATGATTGTGGCATGTCGCAAGTTGATACAGAGGCGTTAACAAAAGGTATGACAGACCGCGGTATTACAGAAGAAACCATACATACACTTTCACACGGTGGGATAGATTTACATGAAGAATTCCATGGATTCGATACCGTCGAAGAATCTATCGCACAAAGTGTAGCAATCATACGCAACCACCCGCTTCTACCAAAAGAAGTTAACGTCCACGGATTAGTCATTGATCCAGGTACAGGAAAAGTAGATGTCGTTACGAAAGATGAAAATAACGCAGCAGTAAAATAA
- a CDS encoding polysaccharide deacetylase family protein, with protein MQFKIRSYHILCIIALFLFISACGQEEQTQPNVIHDQPNTLLPMQFQPDQEDEQEFVQDPPKLDGGPEKIIREPNPVSNEKLADEYPDILVLRGSPDDDRVALTFDDGPDPRFTPDVLDKLEEHDVKATFFLMGERVEANPELATRIHEEGHAIGNHTYTHPNLPEADEAVERLQSEVQDTEDVINDIIGFRPKHFRSPYGALNEELVEPLGEMNYSVVGWDVDSLDWKELGVEEISDNVLSNTVPGSIILMHDGGDVDTEEVDLSDTPRSLDEIIPQLQADGIEFVTVPELLGIPEEK; from the coding sequence TTGCAATTTAAAATAAGAAGCTATCACATTTTATGCATCATTGCGCTGTTTCTTTTCATAAGCGCATGTGGACAAGAAGAGCAAACGCAACCAAATGTTATTCATGATCAACCGAACACCTTGCTGCCAATGCAGTTCCAACCCGATCAAGAGGATGAACAAGAATTCGTACAGGATCCACCTAAACTTGATGGGGGTCCAGAGAAAATAATCAGGGAACCGAATCCTGTTTCTAATGAGAAGTTGGCAGATGAGTATCCCGATATTTTAGTTTTACGAGGTTCTCCTGATGACGATCGAGTGGCTTTAACATTTGATGATGGGCCGGATCCTCGCTTTACGCCAGATGTACTGGACAAATTAGAAGAACATGACGTCAAAGCTACTTTTTTCCTAATGGGAGAAAGAGTAGAAGCAAATCCAGAGCTTGCAACCCGGATTCATGAAGAAGGTCATGCAATAGGTAACCATACGTACACGCATCCGAATTTACCAGAAGCGGATGAAGCCGTGGAGAGATTGCAGTCAGAAGTACAGGATACAGAAGATGTAATTAACGATATTATTGGTTTCAGACCTAAACATTTTCGATCACCCTATGGTGCATTAAATGAAGAATTAGTAGAACCATTAGGCGAAATGAATTATTCAGTCGTCGGCTGGGATGTAGATTCCTTGGACTGGAAAGAGCTTGGTGTAGAAGAGATATCCGACAATGTGTTAAGCAATACCGTTCCAGGATCCATTATTCTCATGCATGATGGAGGTGACGTGGACACAGAGGAAGTGGACTTATCCGATACGCCCCGCTCATTAGATGAAATCATTCCGCAATTACAGGCGGACGGTATTGAATTTGTTACCGTTCCAGAGTTACTTGGAATTCCCGAGGAAAAATAA